The following DNA comes from Mycobacterium sp. MS1601.
GGGCGCCGGCGGCAATGTGCGCCTCTTGGGCTCGCGCGATGTGGAAGTCGATCAGCCGTTCGGTGTTTTCCGAGTTGCGGTAGATCACTCGGGGGCAGGGATGCCATCGGAGTCAGTGAGGGTGGTGTCCAGCAGCACCTCGTTGGACTCGTCGGGTAGGTCTTCGGCGATGATTCCCCACTCGAACGTATGGCCTAGGGAAGACTTGAGATTGACGTGGAAGTTCGTGCCCCACGCAGTGTCCACGGGCGCGCCGCTATAGCCGGCGCGCATTCCCAGGGGGCCGCCGCCAGGCATACAGTTCCACTTGCCGCCCCGAACGAACCCTCGGGAAGGGTCGGATTCGTAGAATTGCATTGACTGGATAGACGACCCGGCGGGCCCGAGCCAACTCTCGAGATTGTCTTCGTAGGTGCCGCTGACGGCGGCGTAGGGATGCATCATCAACCTCTTGCCTACGAGGCCGGAGGAGTTCGCGAGGCCGTCGGGGAACTCTGCGGAGGTCGATAGCTGCAGTAGTCTCGCTGTTCCGATGGCGTTGGCAGCGAGGATCACCACGGACGCTTTTTGCTGGTGCTCCACGCCGTCGCGGTCGGTGTATATCGCTCCGGTGGCCATCCCTTTGCTGTCGGTGGTGATCCGACTGACTCGCGCGCCGGTGACGAGGCGTGCTCCAGCCGCCAGGGCCAGTGGCCAATGCGTGAGATCTGTGGATCCTTTCGCGCCCTGCGGGCAGCCGGAGAAGCATGTCCCGTAGCGGACGCAGGCGGGCCGGTGTTGATATTCGCGGGAGGGGATGGCTTGGGGCCCGGGCCACCAGTGCCAGCCGAGTTTGTCCATTCCCTTTGCTGCTTTGAGCCCGATTTTGCCGATGGGAAGCGGAGGCAGGGGATAGGCCGCACCGGAGGGGAAGGCTGGATCGTCGGCCAGCCCGGACACACCAATTTGCCGGTCCAGACGTTCGTAGTAAGGCTGTAGGTCGGCGTAGGTGAACGGCCAGTCGTCGGCCACGCCGTCGAGGGTCTTGACCCGGAAATCTGAGGGAGCGAACCGAACCCAGTGCGCGGCGTAGAGAACGGTGCTGCCGCCGACTCCGTTGTACATCAGAGGGTTCACCGCCGACTCACTGCCGTTGACCGGATAGTCCGACGGCTGGGCTCGCACGTTCGGATTGGCGTGCCAATCCTTTTGTTTGACCAGCTCCCATTCGGGCTTGTCACCGGCAAAGGCTGACGGTGACGTCCAATCGCCCTGTTCGAGGCACACGACGGTAAAGCCCTGTTCGGCGAACTCCTTTGCCGCCACCGAGCCGGATGCGCCCGCACCGATGACCAGGACGTCGGCAATATCAGGGAGGGAGACCTTCGCTGCGTTCATGGTGATGCACTTCCTGCCTGCTGGGGTTGAAGCTCGCGCAGCGGCCCCGCGAGGTCCTCTTCGAAGAACCTCAGGAATCGGCGCTGGTCGTGAGCGGGGGAATGAAAGACGAGATGGTTGAAACCGGCGCGCAGGTAGGGCTCGATCTGGGCGAGCGCGTCGTCGGGAGTGGACGCGACGATCCACCGCTTGGCCACCTGATGGATCGGCAGTGCGTCAGCGGCCGCTTCCATCTCGATCGGATCAGTGATGCTGTGCTTCTGTTCGGGGGTCAAGGACAGTGGTGCCCAGAAGCGGGTGTCTTCGAGCGCGCGGGAGGGTTCGCGATCGTAGGACAGTTTGATCTCGATCATCCGGTCGATGATGGCGGAGTCACGCGATGCCTCCTGGGCGCCTCTGTCGACGGCTGGGAGCAACTTGTCGGTGTAGAGATCCATGCCTTTGCCGGAGGTGCACATGAAGCCGTCGCCGGCGTGGCCGGCGTATTTTGCGACGACCGGGCCGCCGGCGGCGATGAAAACCGGAATTCCCTGGTCGGGGATGTCGTATAGCGCCGCGCCCTGCGTCGTGTAGTACTCGCCGGCGAAATCAACCCGCCCACCGCTCCACAGCACCCGCATCAGTGCCACCGCCTCACGCAGACGGGCGAAGCGCTCCGGAAATGATGGCCACATTGTGGCTGCTCCGGTGGCGATTTCGTTGAGGGCCTCGCCGGTGCCGAGGCCAATCATGACCCGACCCGGATACAGGCATCCCATGGTGGCAAACGCTTGTGCGATCACCGCGGGGTTGTAGCGAAATGACGGGGTCAGCACCGAAGTCCCCAGTTTGATGGTGGTGGTGCGCTCGCCCGTGGCGGCCATCCAGGCGAGGGAGAACGGAGCGTGACCGCCCTGGTGCCGCCACGGCTGGAAGTGGTCGGACACCATTGCGGAGTCCATCCCGCGCCGTTCCGCGCACACAGTCAACTCGACGAGCTCGCGCGGGTTGAACTGCTCTGCGGAGGCCTTGTACCCGAGCTGGATCATGACGGCCCCGGTTCGGTGCGGGGCCCGTACTCGGAATCTGGCACTTCGTGGAGCCACTGCGGGCGGCCGAGGGAGATCGCGGTATGCGTCATGACTGTGCCGCGCGTTGCTCCGTGCCAGTGCGGTTCAGCTGGCGGGGTCCACACGACGTCCCCTGCGCGGATCGTTTCCACTGCGCCGTCCGCGTTGCCGACCCACCCGGATCCTGACGTCACGATGAGAATCTGCCCCTCGGCGTGGCTGTGCCAGAAAGTGCGCGCCCCTGGCGCAAAGGTGACTGAGGCGACCTGATGTCCCTGCTCGGTGATGGGCAGGATCAAGTCGACCCACACGGTTCCGGTGAAGGTGTCCAGCGGCTGAGCCGAAAGATATTGGTTCGCAGCACGTCCGCGGATGATGTCCATGTCACGCACCTCCCTGGACTGCGTCGGCCAGCCGAACCGGGTCAATGCCGTGCTGTTGAGCTACACCGGATTCGATCAGGGCGTCCACGTCGTCCGGGCTGTACCCGACTGCACTCAGGACAGTGCTGGTATCGGCGCCGAGGGGGCGCGGCGGGGTGCGCACAGAGCCGGGGGTTTCCGTGAGCTTGATGGGTATTCCGGTCCCACGGTATCCGTCGAGTTCGACCACCATGTCGCGGTGCAGCACCTGGGGGTCATTCAACGCCTCTGCCACGTTGTGCAGCGACGTTGCCGGAATGCCGTGGCTCAGCAGCTCTTTGGTCAGCGGGCCACGGCGGAACTCGGCAATGCGGGATGCCAGGAGGCCGCGCAGTTCTGGCAGATTGGCGAGTCGGTCGGCGTTGGTAGCGAATTGGGGGTCGGCGCGCAGACCGAGAAGCTCGAGGAGAGCACTGAATTGTCGGTCGTTGCCCACCCCGATGAACACGGGGCCGTCCTGGGCATGGAAGACGTCGTACGGGGCAATCGTGGGATGAGCAGAACCGGTTCGTCGGGGAATCTCTCCATCGGTCAGAAAGGAGGCGGAATGCGGATGGAGCAGCGAGATCGCGGTGTCGAGCAGGGTGCAGTCGATCATCTGTCCGGTACCGGTTCGTTGCCGGGCGTGCAGCGCGAGCAGAATCCCCGAAAACGCATAGCTACCGGTCACCATGTCCACGACCGGGACGGCGATCCGCATCGGGGTACCGTCAGGTTCGCCGTTCATCGACATCAGCCCGCTGTAGGCCTGCAGGACGGCGTCGTAACCCGGCATGGAACCCATGGGCCCGTCGATGCCAAAGCCCGTCACTCTGCAGTGGATCAGCGCAGGGAAAGTGTTCCTGAGGTGGTGGTCGGTGAAACCCCATTTGGCCAGCGTTCCCGGTTTGAAATTCTCCACCAGCACATCAGCGTTGTGCAGCAGCTTCGTTAGGATCTCCTGCCCCGCGCGTGTGCGCAGATCGAGACTGATGTTGGACTTGTTGCGATTCAACGCCGAGAAGTAGGCGCTCATGTCTTCGGTCACGAAAGGCGGCCCCCACGAGCGGGTGTCGTCGCCGGCGGGTGGCTCCACCTTCACCACCTCTGCGCCGTGATCGGCAAGCAGCTGGGTACAGAGCGGTCCGGCGAGTACCCGCGAAAGGTCCACAACCTTCAGGCCTGCGAGACTGCCTCGATGTTGTCCGGTGATGGTCATCGTGTCCTCCACAGGCGGTCAGTAGGATTTGGGCAGGCCGAGGACGTGGGTGGAGACGTAATTCATCACCATCTCCTGACTCACCGGCGCCAGCCGGAGGATGCGTGCCTCTCGGAAGTACCGCTCCACGTGGTACTCCCGGGCGTACCCCATTCCTCCAAGGGTCTGCACAGCTTGGTCCGCGGCTTTGAAACCGGCGTCAGCGCAGAGCCATTTGGCCATGTTGGCTTCGCGGCCACAGCTGTGTCCCTGGTCGTATCGCCAGGCCGCGTTGCGAGCCATCAACTCGGCGGCGTCCAACCGGGTCACGGCTTCGGCCAAGGGGAAGGCAATACCCTGGTTCTGGCCGATGGGTCGGTCGAACACGATGCGCTCGTTGGCATAAGTGACGGCGTGTTCCAGTGCGGCGCGCCCGAGTCCCAGGGCCTCATGGGCGAGCAGGATCCGCTCGGGGTTCAACCCATCCAGCAGGTAGGTGAATCCCTGCCCTTCCTCGCCGATCAGTGCCCTGTCGGGGACGAACAGATCCTCGAGTAGCACCTCGTAGGAGGCCACCGCATTGCGGCCCATCTTCGGGATCGCACTGAGGTGAACGTGTTCGGTGTCGATGTCGACGAGGAACAACGACATACCATCGGTGGGTCGCGCGGACTCCTCACGCTTCCGGGTGCGGGCGATCAGGATCATCTTCTGGGAGTCCCCCGCTTTGGTGATCCACACCTTTCGACCGTTGATCAGGTAACCGCCGTCTACCCGTTCGGCAAACGTCGTGATCCGGGTGGTGTCGGTGCCCGCGCCGGGTTCGGTGACTCCGAAGCACACGTGCAGAGAACCCTCCGCCGCCGCAGGCAACACCTCCTCGCGCAGTGCTTCACTACCGTGCTTCACGATGGTGTTGAGGCCGAAGATCGTGAGATGCATGGTGCTGCAGCCATTCATCCCGGCTCCGGATGCCGCTACTTCCTCCAACAGAAGCGCTGCTTCGAGGATGCCGAGTCCACCCCCACCGTATTGTTCCGGAAGCGCGATACCCAACCAGCCACCCGCGGCGAAGGCGTTGTAGAAGTCCCAGGGAAACGTGCCGTCCTGATCCATCTTGGCCCAGTACTCGTCGGAGAAACTGCGCGCGAGTTCGCGCGCACCCGCACGCAGATCCTTCTGGTCTGCTGTCAGCTCGAAGTGCATCAACCGTTCCTTCTCATCATGTTTCTGGCGTGGGCGAGCAGGGGCGCGTCGATCATCTGATCGCCGTGGCGAAAAGCACCGTCCTGAGAAGCGGCGGTCAGGAGATCGGTTGCCCACTGGATCTGAGAGGCGTTCGGGCGAAAGGCCGCTCGGATCACGGGAACGTGATCCGGATGGA
Coding sequences within:
- a CDS encoding cupin domain-containing protein; the protein is MDIIRGRAANQYLSAQPLDTFTGTVWVDLILPITEQGHQVASVTFAPGARTFWHSHAEGQILIVTSGSGWVGNADGAVETIRAGDVVWTPPAEPHWHGATRGTVMTHTAISLGRPQWLHEVPDSEYGPRTEPGPS
- a CDS encoding CaiB/BaiF CoA transferase family protein encodes the protein MTITGQHRGSLAGLKVVDLSRVLAGPLCTQLLADHGAEVVKVEPPAGDDTRSWGPPFVTEDMSAYFSALNRNKSNISLDLRTRAGQEILTKLLHNADVLVENFKPGTLAKWGFTDHHLRNTFPALIHCRVTGFGIDGPMGSMPGYDAVLQAYSGLMSMNGEPDGTPMRIAVPVVDMVTGSYAFSGILLALHARQRTGTGQMIDCTLLDTAISLLHPHSASFLTDGEIPRRTGSAHPTIAPYDVFHAQDGPVFIGVGNDRQFSALLELLGLRADPQFATNADRLANLPELRGLLASRIAEFRRGPLTKELLSHGIPATSLHNVAEALNDPQVLHRDMVVELDGYRGTGIPIKLTETPGSVRTPPRPLGADTSTVLSAVGYSPDDVDALIESGVAQQHGIDPVRLADAVQGGA
- a CDS encoding GMC family oxidoreductase, with product MNAAKVSLPDIADVLVIGAGASGSVAAKEFAEQGFTVVCLEQGDWTSPSAFAGDKPEWELVKQKDWHANPNVRAQPSDYPVNGSESAVNPLMYNGVGGSTVLYAAHWVRFAPSDFRVKTLDGVADDWPFTYADLQPYYERLDRQIGVSGLADDPAFPSGAAYPLPPLPIGKIGLKAAKGMDKLGWHWWPGPQAIPSREYQHRPACVRYGTCFSGCPQGAKGSTDLTHWPLALAAGARLVTGARVSRITTDSKGMATGAIYTDRDGVEHQQKASVVILAANAIGTARLLQLSTSAEFPDGLANSSGLVGKRLMMHPYAAVSGTYEDNLESWLGPAGSSIQSMQFYESDPSRGFVRGGKWNCMPGGGPLGMRAGYSGAPVDTAWGTNFHVNLKSSLGHTFEWGIIAEDLPDESNEVLLDTTLTDSDGIPAPE
- the fgd gene encoding glucose-6-phosphate dehydrogenase (coenzyme-F420); translation: MIQLGYKASAEQFNPRELVELTVCAERRGMDSAMVSDHFQPWRHQGGHAPFSLAWMAATGERTTTIKLGTSVLTPSFRYNPAVIAQAFATMGCLYPGRVMIGLGTGEALNEIATGAATMWPSFPERFARLREAVALMRVLWSGGRVDFAGEYYTTQGAALYDIPDQGIPVFIAAGGPVVAKYAGHAGDGFMCTSGKGMDLYTDKLLPAVDRGAQEASRDSAIIDRMIEIKLSYDREPSRALEDTRFWAPLSLTPEQKHSITDPIEMEAAADALPIHQVAKRWIVASTPDDALAQIEPYLRAGFNHLVFHSPAHDQRRFLRFFEEDLAGPLRELQPQQAGSASP
- a CDS encoding acyl-CoA dehydrogenase family protein — translated: MHFELTADQKDLRAGARELARSFSDEYWAKMDQDGTFPWDFYNAFAAGGWLGIALPEQYGGGGLGILEAALLLEEVAASGAGMNGCSTMHLTIFGLNTIVKHGSEALREEVLPAAAEGSLHVCFGVTEPGAGTDTTRITTFAERVDGGYLINGRKVWITKAGDSQKMILIARTRKREESARPTDGMSLFLVDIDTEHVHLSAIPKMGRNAVASYEVLLEDLFVPDRALIGEEGQGFTYLLDGLNPERILLAHEALGLGRAALEHAVTYANERIVFDRPIGQNQGIAFPLAEAVTRLDAAELMARNAAWRYDQGHSCGREANMAKWLCADAGFKAADQAVQTLGGMGYAREYHVERYFREARILRLAPVSQEMVMNYVSTHVLGLPKSY